From the genome of Miscanthus floridulus cultivar M001 chromosome 10, ASM1932011v1, whole genome shotgun sequence, one region includes:
- the LOC136489528 gene encoding cysteine-rich receptor-like protein kinase 8, producing the protein MGVKIIHADRKHFCLVQEYMPNGDLERNNCGSRADWSSRLQLIDGIGQGVYYLHRQGIVHMDLKPSNILLDSDMNAKITDFGISRTFAVSTTLEITTDLMGTMDYMAPEYVLHGEISWKVDVYAFVVILLGTIISGMCKGDSPASGAASIEWAREARDKNNEQLRELFDPSLLNESSLLLASSSPQATLSPSSENLSQV; encoded by the exons ATGGGAGTTAAAATAATCCATGCCGACAGAAAACATTTTTGCTTGGTCCAggagtacatgccaaatggagaTTTGGAGAGAAATAACTGCG GGTCGCGGGCTGATTGGTCTTCCCGCTTGCAGCTAATTGATGGGATAGGCCAGGGCGTATATTACCTACATAGGCAAGGCATTGTCCATATGGATCTGAAACCATCCAACATCCTCCTAGATTCTGACATGAATGCCAAGATTACAGATTTTGGAATATCTAGAACTTTTGCTGTTTCGACTACCCTTGAGATCACTACGGACCTAATGGGCACAAT GGACTATATGGCACCGGAATATGTTCTCCATGGGGAAATCTCGTGGAAGGTTGACGTGTATGCTTTTGTCGTCATCCTCCTTGGAACCATTATTAGTGGTATGTGCAAAGGTGACTCACCTGCTAGTGGCGCTGCTTCAATTGAATGG GCTAGGGAGGCACGGGATAAGAACAATGAACAATTGAGGGAGTTGTTTGATCCGTCGTTGTTGAACGAGTCCTCTCTGCTCCTCGCCTCGTCCTCCCCGCAGGCAACGCTTTCGCCCTCAAGTGAGAATCTATCACAAGTTTAA
- the LOC136489529 gene encoding dolabradiene monooxygenase-like — MAHIIGQIIRETKEAMDRADKTSNESFISILLRLQKEASLPIELTDDIVMALMIDLFSAGSDSSSTTLTWCMTELIRYPATMARAQDEVQEAFKGKTTTITQDDLARANLGYLKCVLKEPLRLHCPVPLRIPRKCRETCQVMGYDIPKGTCVFVNVWGICRDAKYWEDPEEFKPERFENSSLDYKGARIFEYLKILYISQHEKSIQ; from the exons ATGGCGCACATCATTGGCCAGATCATCCGCGAGACGAAGGAAGCCATGGACCGGGCTGACAAGACTTCAAATGAGAGCTTTATCTCTATCTTGCTCAGGCTGCAGAAAGAGGCCAGCCTGCCCATCGAGCTCACAGATGACATCGTCATGGCACTCATGATT GACTTATTTAGCGCGGGGAGTGACTCCTCGTCGACCACACTGACCTGGTGCATGACAGAGCTAATCCGGTACCCGGCTACGATGGCCAGAGCCCAGGACGAAGTCCAGGAGGCCTTCAAGGGGAAGACCACAACCATCACCCAGGACGATCTTGCCAGGGCAAACCTTGGCTACCTCAAGTGTGTGTTGAAGGAACCTCTCAGGCTGCACTGCCCGGTGCCGCTCCGGATCCCACGCAAATGCCGTGAGACATGCCAGGTCATGGGCTACGACATTCCCAAGGGCACATGTGTGTTCGTCAACGTTTGGGGCATCTGTAGGGACGCCAAGTACtgggaagatcctgaagaattcaAGCCAGAACGGTTCGAGAACAGCAGCCTGGACTACAAGGGAGCTAGAATTTTTGAATACCTAAAAATACTTTATATTTCACAACACGAGAAGTCAATCCAATAA